The DNA region CAACATCGCCTCATTCGCAACGGGCCATGGGGCGTCGGCGATCAGGCCGTCGCCACCTTGATGGGCCCAGATATCTTCAGACAGATGCGGGGTCATCGGGGCCATCAATTGCGCAAGGGTCATGACGGCCTCACGCTGTGCTTTGTGCGACGCCTTGGACTTTTGCAGCGTATTGGTGAAGGCGTAGAGCTTTGCGATAGCGGCGTTGAAGCCGAAACTATCGACCCCGTTGGTGACGTCACGAATGGTTTTGTGCATCTCTCGCAGCAGGGCCGTATCGTGTTCGCCTGCGGCGGGCTGCGCCTCCTCGCTGACGCTCCTCGCAGCTTCGCTGATGCGGTCACACAGGGCCCAGACCCGGCCCAGGTGTTTGTAGGCCGCTTCCGCGCCCGATGCCGTCCACTCCACGTCCCGCTCGGGGGGCGAATCGGACAGGACGAACCAGCGGGCCGTATCCGCGCCGTATTGTTTGATGATCTCAATGGGGTCGACGACGTTGTTCTTCGACTTCGACATCTTGGCGGACGGGATGATCTCCACCGCTGTGCCGTCATCCAGATATCCACCGCCGTCGCGCAGATCGACCGTTTCCGGGTAATGATAGACGGGGCGGTTCTTGGCGTCGGTGGTCTTGTAGATCGCGTGGGTGACCATCCCCTGGGTGAACAGCGCATCGAACGGCTCAATCGCCTTGCGGGGCAGGTGGCCGGTGATGTGCATCGCCCGGGCGAAGAAGCGGGAATAGAGCAGGTGCAGGATCGCGTGTTCGATGCCGCCGATATATTGATCAACGTTCATCCAGTATTCGACTTCAGCCTTCGACGTCGGCGTGTCCGCATGGGGTGCCGTGAAGCGGGCGAAGTACCAGCTTGAGTCCACAAAGGTGTCCATCGTGTCCGTCTCCCGCAGGGCGGGCGCGCCGCAGGACGGGCAGGGGGTGTTGCGCCATGTGGGATGACGGTCCAGCGGGTTGCCGGGGACATCAAAGGTGACGTCATAGGGCAGCTCAATCGGCAGGTTTTCTTTCTTTTCAGGCACCACCCCGCAGGCGTCGCAATGCACCACCGGGATCGGGCAGCCCCAGTAGCGTTGGCGCGACAGGCCCCAATCGCGCAGGCGGAACTTGGTGACGCCTTGGCCCACGCCCTCGGCCTCGCAGAAGGTGACAGCAGCGTCGATGGCGTCATTGCCGGATTGGATTTCTTCGCCGGCGAATCCGCGGATATAGCGCACCGGGTCGGGCTTTGGTGGCACATAGGCGGCACCACCGTCTTCGGGCAGCACGTGCCCTTCATCGTCAATCGGCACGTAGGTGGAGACGACGGGCAAGTCGTACTTGCGCGCAAAGTCAAGATCCCGCTCATCATGGGCGGGACATCCGA from Jannaschia sp. CCS1 includes:
- the leuS gene encoding leucine--tRNA ligase — translated: MSRYDPSMIEPKWQKAWAEAGTFTASMEGNKPKYYVLEMFPYPSGRIHIGHVRNYTMGDVIARHKKAMGHNVLHPMGFDAFGLAAENAAMDRGIHPKDWTYKNMDDMRDQMRPLGFSIDWSRDLATCDPDYYGQQQALFIDMMEAGLIDRKNAVVNWDPVDMTVLANEQVEDGKGWRSGAEVERKELTQWFFKISDYSDELLEALDGLDDWPAKVKLMQANWIGKSRGLQFAFGLVEPVGGHDRVDVYTTRPDTLLGASFVGISPDHAIAKQLESESEDIAAFCAECRKGGTTAAEVETAEKLGFDTGLKVRHPFDTAAQLPVYIANFILMDYGTGAIFGCPAHDERDLDFARKYDLPVVSTYVPIDDEGHVLPEDGGAAYVPPKPDPVRYIRGFAGEEIQSGNDAIDAAVTFCEAEGVGQGVTKFRLRDWGLSRQRYWGCPIPVVHCDACGVVPEKKENLPIELPYDVTFDVPGNPLDRHPTWRNTPCPSCGAPALRETDTMDTFVDSSWYFARFTAPHADTPTSKAEVEYWMNVDQYIGGIEHAILHLLYSRFFARAMHITGHLPRKAIEPFDALFTQGMVTHAIYKTTDAKNRPVYHYPETVDLRDGGGYLDDGTAVEIIPSAKMSKSKNNVVDPIEIIKQYGADTARWFVLSDSPPERDVEWTASGAEAAYKHLGRVWALCDRISEAARSVSEEAQPAAGEHDTALLREMHKTIRDVTNGVDSFGFNAAIAKLYAFTNTLQKSKASHKAQREAVMTLAQLMAPMTPHLSEDIWAHQGGDGLIADAPWPVANEAMLVESTVTLPIQINGKRRSEVTVAKDASKEEVEKRALADDAVVRALDGAAPKKLIVVPGRIVNVVI